The sequence CGAAGCTACAGTTATCTGTATTCGCGGCCCTGGCGGACGGCATTCTATGCCCTCGTGGCAACCGTCTACGGCGCGTTCTGCTACCTGTTTGTGAGGTTCTTTGTACTGGTCGTTCTCAAGAGCACTCAGTTCTTCGTGGGATTGGGTACAACATGGGCCCGCCGACCCGGCACGGGGATTGCCGAGGGAACCAAACTGGATGCGATGTGGGCCAGGTCTTCTTTCAACGACCTTTATCCTCTGCCACCGACCTTCGGAGCCGAGGGCTGGGACAAGGCTGGTGCGGTGCTGATCGGCATCTGGGCTCTCCTGCTGGTGATGTTACTGTGTGCTTACTTGGTGTCGTTCTTCTTCTCCGGCTCAACCATCATCTACTATCTCCTGCGCCGCGAGGTCGATGCGACGGAGATGAGCGAAATCTTTGTGGAGGAGGAACCGGAAACACCCGCAACGCCTGCCGCCACCGGCTCGACTGCTCCGGCCTCAACGCCTCCTGCCTCCGGTCTCGGGGAAACTCAAAGCGCTGACTCGGGGGGAGGCGCAGGTTCCTCGACTCCTGGGGAGCCTGCGGGCTGATCGGGTTGAACCCGGGCGAGCACAGGGCTCGTGACCGTTTGGGCCGGCTGTTTCGGAATCGGTAACGGTTCACGGTATCCTCTGGCGCCAAGGGGCTTGGCATGGCGTGTTAATGCTTCTGAGCTTTGGGAGTGGTTTTGCCCGAGAAGTATAAAACGAGACGCCGGCGGTGGGCGGTGGAACCGACCCAGGAGCAGATCTGTCGGCGACGGATTGCCAAGTTGGAGGGCGACGTGGCACACTGGAAGCCCGGTGCCGCATTCGCGGGGGTGTAGTACGAGGCCTTGCGGGCACGGGTCCAGCCGTGCCGCGCAGGAACGTGGATGAAACGGACCACCGGGGAATGGCAAGTCCCTCTGTTGTTCGGCGTGATTCACTGGTGGCAAGCAATGACGGCGAAGAAGTTGCGGCAGCCCTTGGATCAGGCTTGCGGCGAATTGATCGCGACGGCCGAGCAAGCCCCGCCGGGTGCGAATGACCGGAACCTGGCCAAGTGGTTTCCGCTACATGGGGATGCCTACCTTCGCTTCATCACGAGGCCGGGGATCGAGCCGTGGAACAACTCTGCCGAACAGGCGATGCGATTCGTGGTCATTGACCGACCCATAACCCAGGCAACCCGAAGCGAGCGGGGCCAAGGCTTGTGCGAGCGAGTTTGGACCGTCATCGCCATCTGTGCCCAACAAACCCGCTTCGCGTTCGAGTGCCTTCGCGAAGCCATCTCGGCCTACCTGCCAAACCAACCCATCCCCTCCCTTGTTCCGACCGGGCCGAGAACGGGTACATGAATTCGAACCCAACCCCACAGGACTGGTCGGATCTGCTGGCAAATCTGGAAGTCCA is a genomic window of Phycisphaerae bacterium containing:
- a CDS encoding transposase encodes the protein MKRTTGEWQVPLLFGVIHWWQAMTAKKLRQPLDQACGELIATAEQAPPGANDRNLAKWFPLHGDAYLRFITRPGIEPWNNSAEQAMRFVVIDRPITQATRSERGQGLCERVWTVIAICAQQTRFAFECLREAISAYLPNQPIPSLVPTGPRTGT